tcatACAGAAATAATGAGTTTGCCAGAGTGGTACTTTGGCTAGTCTAATAAGACGCTGCCTATGTTCgactttcttttcattattttcttttatttgtttttatcatttttctatatatatacatatttcttttttgcttaattttttttggataagttTATTCATTATGATTTAGTTTaagataaatttattaattatgatttatacgaaagcatattctaaattttaatatatttattatctatttgttgcaatattattatattctaatttatatatattttttaaattttaatgtatttattatcggttgtaatattattatatcccaatttatatatatttttctttttctaataatttaagaCTTAAGGTcgcatatttcaattaaaatatatttatatattttttatttttgttatatccAATACCTTTCGCCTATTGAAAGAAACAACGGGTTATTTAACTCAAAAAGCAAGTCTAGTAAGTTAGCAGCCCCACCTGGACTTTTTCTCGTATACCGTATACGGATAGAATAAGAGTGAGGATCTTGCAATTGAGAATTGAAGGAAGACCTACTTTAGGGTTAATGGGCGACTTATAGAGTTCTATATTAGATCTATGGCACTAGAAAGAGTAAGATCAGAGGAAAGAGAACGGAAAGGGCGATAAAGAGAGGTGGAAGGAAGACAGCCTCTCATGCATTACCAGAAGGAGCAAGCGCGTAGAGCGTTAAGACCTAGAACTGAAGAACGTCAGTCAGTGATTGCGCCATAACCGAGTGCGTTAGGGCGGGAGagagattaattaattcaatgaATAGGGATTGCGATTACACTGACGCTTGCTGCCAGCCTTGAACAAGTGGATCTCCTATCTATATTTGCTTGCTTGAAGAGGACTGATGGCTGATAGCTAAAGAGCAATTATCATTGAAAGCGATTCCTTCGCTCAAGAACTAGACTCAAGCGATTGTGCCTACCAGTCAAGACAGGAAGGTGGGCCGCTATCCCGCCTCTTGACCGAAGGGCCAACCCACCTCACACTCCCCCCTTCCCTTCTCTAATGCGCATATTGAGACTGAGCTTGCTTGCATCTGATCTAAGCCTATGGCCCGCCTGCCTGCCTCCAACTTTCTATTCTATTGCGCCTGCCGTTAACTGCTGTTTACCTTCCTTTCGTCTTGTGCcttaaactaatcatttttattgtttatttaatttcatgatatatcgttatatttttgttactttaaccaattctaaaaaaatatcggtatttagttgtctttaattttatgataatgttgaataatattaatatgttAGAATTTTCGctccttctcttttttgttttttgtttttatttttgtgaataattatatgttgatttgttttttgttttattgttgtgaataattatatgttaatttgtgtttgtttgtgaacctgaataattatagattgatttagGTTTGTttgtaaacttttaatatattttatctaatattgtatccaaataattatgaagtgtagattaattaaacttacaaaaaattgacaacccaacccgaacccagCCCGataatagagggttgggttgggttgtgaaaggttttgggttgggttgggttaccaatccaaccaacccgaattttttggttgggtcaaaaaaaaatctcaacccaacccatcCCAGACCATGTACATCCCTAGTCCTAACATTTCATGAAGCACTTAACGTGCTATCTTAGAGGCCTAAAGTAAGCCCCactccttttgttttaatatatattataaaacaacccaactcgaacCATGTACCCCTAGTCTTGGCATTGCATACTCCCtttgttttaatatatattataaaacaacccaacccggaccatgtacacccctagtcCTGgcattttattaatatatattataaaacaacccaacccggaccatgtacacccctagtcCTGGCATGGGGTTTCATGAACCACTGCCATCATAGTGGGCCCactccttttgttttaatattatcataaaacGGGCTTGGATTGGGGGAGATTTGAAATTGGACAACAATATGGGCCGGCCCAATTCGTTCATAATGTGAGAAGCAAGACCTTGATAAACTATATGACATATATAAGAATTCACATGGATTCTTAAATGATTTacacatttgaattttttatgtattttaaatcaactgtgtataatataatataacctAATTTGACATGATGGGACTAACATATATGGTCTGTTTTAGTCCGCTACtaatcgctgtcagcctctgtctgtgtctactagagagaggtttccacactcttataataaatgctttgttccactctccaaaccgacgtgggatctcacaatccaccccattagGGCCCAACGCCCTCGTTCGAACAACGCCCTCGTTCGCACACCACTCAaagtctgactttgataccatttgtaactgtctttagctcattacgtatcgttgttagcctcatgattttaatatatgtataCTAGGGGAGGTGAGGGGAGGTTtccaccgcccgatgtctagctttgataccatttgtaaccgtccaagcccaccgctagaagatattgttcgctCTAGCCCGTTCCACTCTGcaaccaacgtgagatctcacaatccaccccctttggggcccaacgtcttcgtTCGCACACTGCCCAatatctggctttgataccatttgtaaccgcccaagcccactgctagcagatattttccgCTTTAGCTCGCTACATATCGCtctcaacctcacgattttaatatacatatactaagaagaggtttccaccgcccgatgtttggctttaataccatttgtaaacgtccaagcccaccgcaagcagatattgtccgctctAGCCCGTTGTGTATCGCCATCAtcctcacaattttaataCACGTATACTAgggaaatgtttccacacccgtgtaagaaatacttcgttcccctctccaacttatACGATATCTCACATAAATAGAGTAGGTGACATAGCAATGACCTTTTTTAAGGTTGTGTTATTGATATAAATTAGAAACACAACGTagaattataattcaaaattagcGAAAGTAgcattataattcaaaattagcGAAAGTAgcattataattcaaaattagcGAAAGTAgcattataattcaaaattagcGAAAGTAgcattataattcaaaattagcGAAAGTAgcattataattcaaaattagcGAAAGTAgcattataattcaaaattagcGAAAGTAgcattataattcaaaattagcGAAAGTACAGTACAGTCAACAATCAACTCTGAGTATAGCCAAAACTAGTTTAGACATATTTGAATCCTCTAACTCCACTTACAACGTGCTATAGTCAATTCAGCTCAAACCATCATTTAGTCAACAATCTAAATAGCAGCCAATTCAGCACAAGCTCTTGAACATACATCAATTTTAGATATGAATAGACATATGAACAAGCAAAACAGGTTAATATTAACATTTAGAGAAGGAGATTGAACCTGCTATCTCTTAGCATCCTCCAATTTCTCTTTATACAACTTCAACAATCCAGGAATCAGCTCCTTATGAGGGTCGATGAATTTGCCTAAGAATCGGCTTTCAGTAGACTCAAACACCAGAGGAAGATTCACATCTTTCTTAATCAAACCCTTTGACAGCAAAACTTGATAAACAACGCCTCTTGGCACAATCCTCTTCTTTAAACTAAGTGTAATCACAGCAGGTCGCTTTGCAACGTATAAAGGTTCACATCCAATCTTGTTCACAAAGAAATCCATTATGCCATTGATCTTGTCCTCGGAAGCCATCATGCACCAGGGATGCCTTCGAAAAGCGACGAGAATCTCTTCTTCAGGCCATCCCCATTTCTTGTaaacttcaactttttttctcCATGTAGATTTGCTCATTGCTCGCATAGCAAAAACAGCAAGAACAAACTTCAATCGCAGAGGGTTGAATCCCATTTCCTTAACTTCCTCCACAATCTCCTTGAATCGGACGGTGTTTACCAAGAACACTCGTGGTTGGTACTGAAGAATGGTTGCAATGTTGGAATCAGGAACTCCAATTTGTATCAGAGTTTCAACATTGGGACGAATAGTTTGGAGATCCCAAGTGAGAATACCTAAAGACCGTTTTATGGATGCGATAGCCTTCTCCTTAGTTTGAAGTAGCACTTGAATGTAATCAAAAGCTGGAATGATTTTTCTGTCTAAACTTCGCGTTAAAATCGAAGGAAAACCACACACTAATTTGGCAATCTCGGGGGAAGAAAGGCCTTTCGATTCAAAGAACAACAATTTTGGCAATAGCGTCTTTTCGGGGTTCGCTGAAAGAACTTGAGGGAATTTCTTGACAAGCTCAGAGATCTGTGTTTTTGAGAATCCATGATTCTCAAAGAGCACGATTACAGGCTTCTCATCGTTCTCTGGCTTGACAGAATTAAAATCCGGCGATGCAGATTTTGGAGATGATGCGATCTCAGAAGAAGTCGATGAGTATCTGAGAGATTTCAACGGACTTTCAGAAAATCCGTGAGCAAAGACTGATGATGTCTGCCTGACTAGAATGATCCGACGAAGCAACAACATGACTGTGAAAACGCGAGGGGAAACAAAACCTGCTTCCTCTTGAGAAGACGAATCGGAGAAACACGAATGCCTCGCAAGAGTAACgaataatg
This genomic interval from Cucurbita pepo subsp. pepo cultivar mu-cu-16 chromosome LG20, ASM280686v2, whole genome shotgun sequence contains the following:
- the LOC111783639 gene encoding uncharacterized protein LOC111783639, giving the protein MLLLRRIILVRQTSSVFAHGFSESPLKSLRYSSTSSEIASSPKSASPDFNSVKPENDEKPVIVLFENHGFSKTQISELVKKFPQVLSANPEKTLLPKLLFFESKGLSSPEIAKLVCGFPSILTRSLDRKIIPAFDYIQVLLQTKEKAIASIKRSLGILTWDLQTIRPNVETLIQIGVPDSNIATILQYQPRVFLVNTVRFKEIVEEVKEMGFNPLRLKFVLAVFAMRAMSKSTWRKKVEVYKKWGWPEEEILVAFRRHPWCMMASEDKINGIMDFFVNKIGCEPLYVAKRPAVITLSLKKRIVPRGVVYQVLLSKGLIKKDVNLPLVFESTESRFLGKFIDPHKELIPGLLKLYKEKLEDAKR